AACCTCATGGGAATAAATGACTGCGTGCTATTACTACTAACAAAACCAAGTgggaaaactaaccttaacctCAACAAAAATGGAAGCAGTTAAATTGTGAATCTAACTGCAGCAACATGTGTCTATCAAACCAGACAGCTATGTTACCATACTCTGCAATGACTACTTCAttacatacatatacacatacatatttTACATTCTTATCAACAAGTCTCTGAAAAGTCAATCCTACATACCTCCTTAACTGGCCAAAAAAGGAACGGAGGCAAATTCCGCACAAAAGTAATGAAGAACTACTACTTGTAAGCTGTTTAAGATCTCAAATACGCCCATATATTAACAATCACTGTTACTGAAACCAACACAGTTGCAGAAACTGCAAGAACATAAGACCACATGCCACGGTTAGACGAAACCTTTGAACTGTGATGGCCCCTTCTGCTCTCTTTTGAGATGAAGGATTCTGCAGTTGCAACATCCACATCATCACAGCTGCCGGAACTCTCATCGGTAGCATGGTTTTCCGAAGCATTCCACTCCTACAAAAAGAGGAACACAAAAGTCTCAATACATGTAGTCACAACTGAGTTAGATATACAAGTTAAATAAAGAAACTGCTTACCCTAGAAATGGTGGTTTTTGAATTATGCTCTTCTGGGGCTGAAGCACAACTTCCATCTTTCGCCGCTTTCTCGGAAGCAAACTGTCGCTCGACAAGTAATCGTATTCTCCTTGGTGCATTGCCTTGTGATTGTACCATTCCATTCATGTTTGGCTGTTCGTTTCGTCCTTGACGAGCCCTTATTCTGATTCCAGTATCACCATTAACAAACGTATCAAAGTCTCTTAGTTGCCCACTATTCTTGATCGGATCATCTACCTGGCCCATATAACCATCGTTTGAGAAAGCCATCTGAGGAGTGCTCTGAAATAATCCTACGTTACTCTTCTTCTCAACTGCCTCGTTAGGATAGCCATGTAATGCCTGCAGATTCTGCAGCAGCAAATAAAATTGACATTAGACAAGGGGAACGTTGCAAATCATGATATATAAACTCACTAAAGTGATATAACCAAACTTGTAATTTGATGTCATCTTATACAATAATGGGTTAGAGCTGCCATTGGGTGTTTAAGAACTAATACAAGTAATTTGATTGCAGCAATCTAGGATAACTAAAGCAATCGGTGCTATTACTCACCGTCATATTGGCCATTTCCACATCTGAGTCACTGCCAGATCCATTGTCCCTGACATTGAGGAAGGATGAGCCTAGCTCTAGACTGCTAGTATCATAGGAGATAGCGTCCCAGTTAACCGAGTCAAAAAGGTCGGGTATATTGTCATTTGTACCATACTGAAGTTCTGATTGATAGTAAATTTCAGGTGGGAAATGAGCATGGACTGGGGAGAATAATTTGTCATCTAATTGCTGGTTTGTTGGGTCATAAAAATCCTCAAAGTTAAATGGCTGATCCTGCTGCATATAGTTAGTAAACCAACAAATTCAAtgttttgaaacaaaaattaggGGGAGGGTGAAATCAAGGGAAAGGAAGAAACAATAGATGAAAACTCAAGCAGCCAATCTAACCTCTGCAGCTGGTTTTACAATTTGATTTTGTACATCAGGAGCATCACATCCATCACTATGGGAGTCAACTGCAGTTATAATGTTGGATATTGCTTCCTCAGAGTTCTCATGGATAACTGTTAGCGGCTTTTCACCCTCAGTGATCTGTGAGGAAGATGCTGGATCCAGAGATGAATCAGATTGTATTTCATCTGGAGAGTGATTGGCAGTCATAGGGGTTGAAGCAGTCCGCTCCACATCCTCACCATTTGAACCTTCAAGAGTCTCATCATGTTTCTTAAATAACCGACAAAGGACGTATGGATTCTGTAATTAGTCAAATCAACCGGATTAAAAAGTCAGCAACATATCTCATGGATACTGTGAGATAGACATAAATTGCAGAAGCTTTatgcaaaataatatatactgATCTGTAGGTACAACCTTATCAGGGTTACAACCACTTGGTAATTTAAAGAGAAACACACtaggtaatatatatatatatatatatatatatatatatatatatatatatatatatatatatatatatatattgacacAGTCAGCAAACAAAAACTTCTACATTAAACCCTAGGAGTTTTACCACATAAGAAGGGAAACAAGAGCCCCCTCAAACTTGAAAAATCATGAAAGGAAAACGATACAAGACACAAACATCAAAAGCAAAAAATCAAACAATCGACTTCGCTTTAATCAATTGTCGCAAACATGTAACCAACCCTTATcccagaagaagaaggaatgAAAATAAATCATCATTCATCACATCAAACATTGAGGGATAAAAGCCAGCTTTACATCTTAAACACCTCCTGAGGGAAAAAACAATAGAGctattaaaattacaaacaattTGATGTCAAAACACCATGGTaacaaagatgaaaaagaaaaaataccaAACAACAAAAGTAGGAGATAAGAATAGACCTGTCCAGGATTGGTACCATCGAGCTCCTTCAGGGTAGGCCTGTACTCATGCATAACCCAATTGGTCCTCTTCCCCTTCGGTGCACGACCAGTATAGAAAACAAGAGTCTTCTTCATTCCGATCAGAGCAGAACCAGACTTAATCTTTCGATCCTTCCCCGTTGCTTTCCAATACCCATGTGTCGTAGCTCGGTTCAACCTGTGCCCATTGGGATACTTCCGATCCTGCGGACAGAAGAAGAACCACTCTGGATCCTTGTTCCGTACCACTGACAAATCTACATCAAACAAACCCCACCCCAACAAAACCCAACAAGCACGAACAATATAAGCAAATCAAACAGCATAGCCACTTTCCACATCAATGTTTACCACTAATTCCATATCTAACAATTCAAAACTACCTTTCTTCCTCAAAATAAGAACCAAACTTAAATACACTACCATAGAAATTTGATCTCCAATTAAAATCCACACTTCATCCTTAAACCCTCTTCTAATCAACAAGATAAAATGCTGATTATGATTACAGAACAACAAAAACTGTACTCAATTTTAGTTCAAAAGAAGCATCATAAAAAGAAAGAACTAACCCATCAACAGTACAAAAATATCAGTAAAgcaaaaaaactaaaactttcCCAATTACACAAAAAACTCCAACTAAAATTTCCAGATagaataaggaaaagaaaataccaGGCAAATCCCAAGGCTCCCATTTGCAGACATCAATCTCACGGATAACCCAGACATCGTCCCCGTTGCCGTTGATCTTCGAGCGCAGGTAGTAATCAATAAGCTCTTCATCGGTGGGACGGAAACGGAAGCCCAGCGGCAGCGTATTGAGAGACAGCACCGCCGTACGCGGCGGCGGGTAACACTCGACAACGGCACCCATGAGGGTGAAGCAAGTTTTGACAAGACCGAGAAgacaaagagagagaaaaaggggAGAAAGGAAAAAACTTGGAGATAAATAAGGTGAAAATGAAGTGGGAATCGTAGGGATTCTGGGGAATTTAGGAGCTTTTTTGAGTTTTCCGTCGTGAAAGTTAAAGGAAGTTGCTCGGAAAGTGAAGGTGGATGATGGATGAGTTAATTTTGTTACATATTATTGTGTGTGAATATAAATTCCTCGTATATGCGCTGAATACAACGTAGATGTCGAAGGCGTGAGGGTGGCGAGTGAGGGTAAAACCGGAAATGGGAGTTGGTGGGAAAAGAAGTACCGAACGAGATGACGACACGTGGCATTCATCGGTGGTAGTAGTTATCTTGGTGATTAAGGAAACGAGAGTTACTTAGCAGCAGTAGTGTGAACAAGTGGAAGAGGCGTTTCAAGTTTTTGGATTGAAGGACTTGTTGTAGCATCACAAAACGACAACGTCCACTAACACCCATGTCACCTTTTCTTTCTATTACCTTTTCACCTCTattcattcaaaaaaaaaaaatattaaattattatctttattttttatatttattatgttcttTATGGcataaacaatttattataagaatctatattttttttgctttctttATCTGAAGTTGcagctttattttatttttttagaagagCAGTTCCTTTTAGGGTAGAGATTATCTTTGAACTATGTTCTTGTTACTTTCTGCTTATGACAGAGCAGTGTATTGTATTGaagattttgttttcattttcgacaagttcgttattttatatattatatatatataatgttaccTTTATGGTGATCGCTAATGGTCTCTGTGGTGGATGGATGGCTCAATAAAGGGTAAAGCGATTTATgcttttcatttcttttctctcttttttttttttttcattttcaatatatatgttCAGATTGGATTCTCTTCATATAGAAATAGTAATGAAAATCACTCAACTTGTTAGCATTAACTATTTCATTCAACTTTGAAGTAATCTTCAAAGTATAGAACATTTTCATCATTGCTTGTTGATATGTTTTCTTACAAATGGTTTTGAAACACTTTGTTAAATGTATTGGAAAAGTGATCATTTTTATAAGGGTTCATtacgtttttatttttttgtaaatttagatatttttaattaaatgacaAAGACTTAAATAAAGgaatacaaaatttgaaaactcaataaaaatttaaggtactttaataaacacatttatattcttcaatcattaatttttaaaaacattcatTCATTATAACGTAAATAATAACGTAAATAAAAAGTTTacgataataattttttttaagtaaaatctTACTCCTTTGGTCAGGTgaagtgttatatatatatatatatatatatatatatatatatatatatatatatatatatatatatatatatatatatatatatatataattttaaaagtataaagaaTGTGACGGACAATTAACTAGCTAtggaaactttttaaaatataggtAAATTGATGAAAGAggatcattaaaaaaaagtatgtataatttaattttaaaaaaatggtatttgtttcggatgtgtagggctgtgcTATTCTAAACCTTCAAGTTCTTCTGCGATCTTATCTCAGCGGCGGATCTTCTTCTCAAGCTTTGACTTTCCTCTTGAtccggaggggtggagacctacaaaagattctccaatgccaaagtcagttccagagcaatggcttttctcaggggatagcaataaatgtgcattcaatgtaacctatctaccactcaccgtgaacctgtatttatagttttcgctatgggcttgggattagtgaaaagttaatcacggcccaatcagcccaatagcttctaatttctacttacctctaaactaggtcaatttacttgagccacAATGATTAGTGATTTGGCCGGTCAGTGTGATATGGGCGTCCGCCCAAGTGATACGGGCGTCCGCCTTTCCTATGGACGACTCGAGCACTaaattgggcggacgatcctctacgcggtcgcccggcacttcattgggcggacgatcctctatgcggtcgcccgacacttcattgggcggacgatcctctacgcggtcgcccggcacttcatGATACCAGACGTTTCGTCTCTCAGCATCTTCCTGTAGAACACTTTTTGTGAGTGTAGAGAGTGCGGGGCTGTCCCGTGGTAGTGGAATTCCatgtgagttcttcaaagtttctcttacaAACAGAGGTTCTGCCCATTTGGGCGACGTAGGCACCGAGACGGGCGGACGGCCTTATTCGTGGGCGTCCTTACGTACGAAGCCCGGCACTTGCTGGTGTAGGAGAGTTTATACGGAGTCTAGGTTCAATCCGTACCTACTTGGGCAGTCGAGCATTTATCCCTCCGGGTATGACATGGGCGTCCTTTGTACGGTGCCCGGTACCTCATGGGCGTCCTTGTACGGCACCCGTCACCTCACGGGCGTCCTTTGTACGGCGCCCGTCACCTCACGGGCGTCCTTTGTACGGCGCCCGGCACTCCCTGGTACAGTATTATATCTAATTTTTGTAGcattttataacttaaataacTGAACCTCCCTAGAAAACGTATATTTTAAGTTAtagtatataattttagaagaataCGAGTAAGAACTGAAGTATTAACTTAAAACGATAACAATAAACGGGAGATTAAGccattttgaaaaatatactCTAATATATTggaatatataaaacatatataacattttaaactGTGTAAATAGGTATAATATGTCTCTCCGTTCTAATGTGtggttttttttagtttgaatcGCATTATATTACTCGAATCACTAAAAACACAGACGCTAATGATTTTGTGTATTCGGATATTTATTacgttattttatttattgaattaaaattcaatcattataataatttttacaacttttaatatatatatatattatttatttactatgcactttttatttaaattaaatatattattttacaattttaaaataaaataattaaggaaGAAAACACATATATAGCATAGTGCATAAATTTTTGAACTCAGAGAAAATAAATGCAACTGATGAATGAGAGAGAATAAGTTTTCACAGttattagaaagaaaatatataataaataataacttttatataagaTTAAATAGTATATGGAAAagtaaaatgtgaaaaaaaaactcCCTTTATAcaattctaaataaataaagtcaGCAATGAATTAAGATTACTgtagttataaaatattttagataaagTTTCTCTTCAAATTTTAGAATCGTGTGAAAAAGATAAtagatttttatataatatgatcCACTTGatcttatttaattatgtaaGCGCCTGAAAATATATGGCAGTTGGACCTTATGTTGAAGCAGCCAGACCCATAACACTAAGGGCATTATGACCTTAGGAGGGACTTTTCAGATCTGAGTTCATTATCTCAGCTTcccattctctctctaaaaagcttGTTCCTCCAtttttctctgccttctctttATCATTCCCTCACGTTTAGTGGTTGCATGTTGGATTAGGTGGTGCTCAAGTGACCGCGACGTAGAGACCTTCGCAACCATCCGAATAGATTTTCATTCTTCAGCGGGGTGTTGTCTAGATTATTCGCGTGTGGGGTATTGGAGCTGCGGGTCTTTGAGCTGAGCAATGAAGTTTCAAGGTAAGGGAGCTAGAATGTTTCTTTAATTGGTTGCATGAACTGTATGTTGAGTGTTGTGCTGCTGGACTGTTGATATTGTGTTTTGATTTGGAAAGACTTAGTTGCATGTGTTGGGTTGAATGATTGTGAAACTGGATTGTAAtgtatgtaaaatattttgagATGTATTTAACTTCTAATGTCTATGTTGATGCGTTTGGGTTGAGAGACATGTTGTAACAATGAATGGATGGAAAAATTTGTATTCTGTAAGGGTTTTGGGTcacttgagaggaagtgaggtagtgattttgggaagTAAGGGTTCTGGACACATTTGGGCTGTGGGGACATCTTAGGCAAGTCATTTGTGACCTGTTAGGATCACAAAACTGGACTAGAACATGTTAGAAGTGGTCAAATCGAAATTGGGTCCttaagttgtggaaattgatGTTCAAAAGACAAAACTTgatcttaatcactttagaatggtagtagAAATGTTCAGAATCATTTAGATGAGTTTAgttaagtataaaacaagaattaagggtgttagaagttagtaaaaatggttaggAATGGTTGTGTTAGGTGctgttcataattctgcagaaattctgcagaattatgcagtttcGCAACTgataaccgttcggtcatgcaCTGTTGACCGTTCGAtcttagtgctcggtcttaagtGGAGTTCAGCCTTAGTGCTCTgtcttgttgagcgttcggtcttagcgtTCGGTcgtaatagcgttcggtcttagtgctcggtcttaagtGGAGTTCAGCCTTAGTGCTCTgtcttgttgagcgttcggtcttaacgTTTGATCGTaataacgttcggtcttagtgctcggtcttaagtGGAGTTCGGccttagtgctcggtcttgttaGTGTTCGGccttagtgctcggtcttggtagcgttcggtctcccTTAGTGAGCGGTCCTGAATAGTGTTCGGTCACTCTTCAGTCTTACCAtttatggaccgttcggtcctgtcCTTTGGGAAGTGAGATATCGTTCGGTCTCCACCATTCATAGGGTGTTCGGTCTTGCCCATTATGGGTTGCTATTTTCTATTCGGCCTATATTCCTATTTATGCTAGTATGCTATTTTACTTAATTGTTCCAGTTGCTTTAAGAGTTTATGTATGCATTAACATGTAGGTGTTAAAGTGGAAAGTATtagtattggacgtaattccatgatcctcaagggggatacatggtggtgccctttcagtgtgtttagaatgatttgcatggtagctcagtcttggggggtTTTCTGACgttccaatggtctttcattctcaaatagAGATGATTGAatcatgtggtgaggagtagcaggaggtcctagtcttgggtgcttccagtatggcccaaggtccTAGTCTCCTTAGGATTCTATCAGTTATTCCTTACTTCTTTGAAATACTCTAatatgtttaagttttaaattctgacTCCTTATCAGATAACTGTACGCTTAACAAACTTTATTTACAATTTACTCTAActattctcttttatttaaatgtgaaCTTACTATGTTATATGCTTCTATATAATCTGGAATATTACAAATTACATCTAATATagtttaattaaacttattttaaactcagatattttttattataatataatttataaagatGTAATTTACATATAAATACATCAATATAACCCAAAACCAATTCATCATAAACACATATGATAAGACcaaaatattgaaaactaaCATTAATTGtctaacaattattaaaataaatagaaaggCACTATTCTTTGCATACCACTAATATAAATTATGGATAATAAGTCCCTACtgaaatttaacaatttaatttataaaaatatcattaaattagTGTTTAGAATATTATGTTATAATTAATCTTGTTTTCAGACTGAGtacacaaattaaaattttaaaaaataaatatctaaattaaacaaaataatatgaGTGCTTACTATAAAACGTTATATATGTCATACGAGAAACGACTTATGCATACACATGTACAAATAATACTTTAGTATTTTTTAAGACAAAGACCTTTAtcctataatttatattatcataaatgTTGGAACATGGCTTTAATCACATGTACAAATTCTACTAAAAAACAGTAGAAAGAAATGAAGCAATAAAAGTGGAAGCTGTTCTACGATTATTtagaacaaaatgaaaatatttttaagttgaataaaataataaaatcatgttGATTGAATAATgaaatgttaatattatataacatGTTAAAAAGTTAAACTTTGAATAGTTGGCaacaaactaatataaaattttatgaataaaaagttGACAATCTTTAAATTAGGACTTCAATGTCTATGGGCAACATGAATATACCACAACTGGTGTTATAGCTTTATCAAGAATTTGACCCTCTAGAGATATTAGCTTTTTagataaagttatattttttaaaaatgttgaaacaCATTTGGTTAGAACAAATTCaagtgattttttaatttaaccagCTATAGATTCAGACTTAGTTTGCTTTGTGTTAGTTTGGAAAATGTTTTTACGCTATATGTTGTAGGAAAAGGTGTAAAAGAACTATAGAATATATAGAATATGGGTAAGAATAAAAGTAGTTTCTtatgattgattattttactattaaaaataaaatttataaaaattagttaattgaatgttattttataaaagtttttattttttaagagtaataatgaattggattttttaaaatctaatttaaatctaataaaatggagtcaatatatatttcaaagaCATTTTAACTAAATCAACcagatttaaattttacaatcaATTTAAATTGCATTAATATAGATTGAATTGTTAATTAGgttaaattcattattatatatatataatatattttactattaagtTTATTAAGCACAAATAAGATAAGTCATTGGGTTAGGGTCATCTCATCTTAACATTAGTTGACTTGACATTTAAAATAACTTGGATCAAGATCGAATTGACTCAACCTCATCCTAAACCAACTCAACTTAACCTAGTTTTATACTAACTTAACTCAATTTAAGCTTAGATTGTCTTGACTCAACATAGACCGTGTTAACTCAATTTCACTTGGGCCTAGGTCGACTCAACTCGATGTGGGTCCAAGTTAACTTAGCTCCACCTGGGACTATGTCAATCCAGTTTAACCCTAGGCCTGGGATGACTCACCTAGATCTAGATCTCAAGAGACTAAACTCGACCATCAACATGGGTCGAATCAACTTGACCTTTAATCCAAATCAATTCAGTTTGATTTTCGACATAGGTCAACTcgtttcaaaatctaaaaagtGATTTGATCCAAATCTAATTTAGCATATTAAAGTAACATATGACACGAGTATCCTATGATATGAGTATCCAATccagttttaataaaaatatcactataacatttatataaataataaatttggtcCCAATTTGAAACAAGACAACATTgttctattttgaaaaaaattgtgattaaattaaataaaaaacacatatagagattgaattgaatacaaaaaatgactttgacACTTATACTAACACATAACACTAATATTAATATGTGGCATTTACACTGTCACCACATGACATGTCACAGATATTTtacatgatttattttttaaaaaattaaaaaaataaaaaatacgaACTAACTCATGACATGATTTTAACGTCGTTGGTACAATATTTATGGTAATGacttaattaaatcaaaatttcaattattcaaaaatTGTTATATCAAATGCGACAACTATATAAAGGATGCAAATACGAGAAGATCAACGAAGTTATATCTGAAATACTAAAGTGCTAAGAAATTGTCATATCAATATTGTTTAGTGATATTTGGTTAAAACTTACATATTGTATATCCTTTATTGACTAAAGTTGTAACATGTGAGCTGAATTATGCACTCATGCTCTAAGagtgttttaattattaattgtaataataatgtaaaaattgACCTAAACATGCTATGTAAACATTATAATAACACATCTAGATCAACACAGcggaaacaaaaaaaagaataataataatgtgcATACCTCATGCCCTTGCAGCTTTAAAATCCAAATACAGTTTTGTTTTCTAACCTTGACTCACTCAAAACTCGATGGTGTGTTTTCTGAATAGAAGAGTAGGCTTAGTGATCAAAACTTAGAGTAATCCATTCCCTTTATAAAGTTTGGCCATCACAAGGTTTAAAATAAATGGCTTTACAAAATTAGTAATTGCTCCATAACCTCTAtgtagtttaaaaaataaaaaaataacggCTTAATGGACCACATTATGTTCCTTAAAAATGGAAACTGGAAAAtgctataatatttaaaatattgctAACATCTTGATCTCATGGGAGATTGAGAAAGATACATTGAGAGATTGATACTTAGTGTAGTCTACAGAGGTTGAATCACATGTAACTTGAAGAGGGTGATACTCGTTACTAATTAAATGTGTTGATTAGTGAAATATCTTAAGTTGATTGCTTAAGAAACTGGACGTAGCTTAAGATGAAGGTGAACTAGTGTAAATATCTTGTGTGCATTTTCTCTATCCCTACTCTTTACTTTGAAAACTTTGTTTGTTTGTACATACttagtatttgaatttgtttacaTGCTCTATTCTACCCCCTTCTAGCCATATTACACCAACATTTTTCCACCACGAGACACAAATCATTCACTTTCTtgtagcttttttttttcatgtgacTATTCAACGTATTAACTAAaagcataataaaaattacaaacaaaacCCAAAATTATATTGACTTCCTCAAAAAAACATATGATCTCTCCTTTTTCATGAACATTCATTCTCAAATGTCATGAGTATACTTCCCTTAAGAGAAACATAATactaagataaaaaattatcctTTTATTGGTTTGTCATTTCGAAACTACAATCCATGCAAACATCATTTTTTGGTTGCTATCAAATGACGTGCCAACGAGACATCTAATTAAAAACTCTTCCTCACGATTGTTGGATggaaaaaacaatatttgaatgatcataacaaatatatttattatattattttttcgtCTTTTTTACCATCactattttgtttatttctctttacttttattttttttgtgaattttctttttccttgactctttctttttcatttcattttctgtCTATTCTACTACAAAAATGTCCAATTTTAGTAGGGTTTTTTTTACATTACCGGGGTTAAAACCCCGCTAAATATGTTTCTCGTGGTTACGAAAATCATTGGGAAAACCAGCATCACAATTATCAATGATTATTTCTGGGGGCTTTCAAACCGCCAGTACTAGTAGGAGTTTTCACAAAAACCGCCAGTAATCACTAAGAGTTCCCAAAACCGCCAGTATTTACAGAGGTTTTCATGAAACCGCTGGTAATTACCCGAGGTTTTCCAAAACCGTCggaaaatcatttttaaaaaaagaattatatatttatatttaacattcaattaatttttctgtATTATGATCTtattcaatcaatttataatcaatttataatcaatataccCTGTTAATGAACAGATttaattgaacaaacaaaatgaaattcatttcatacattaaattgtgtaataatatttaatacattatttgtaCATAAAACTATCTAATCTAATATTAAACCCGTGTAAAACGAAACCCTCATAATTACATGGTTGCCATAAGGAGAAACGATAATGTGGCAAGCTTGAAGAACATAATCTCATGGTAGTATAGGCctgtcaaaaataaaaaaaacagcaTCACTTCATAACACCAAACCAATCAATCCAAc
This window of the Vigna angularis cultivar LongXiaoDou No.4 chromosome 7, ASM1680809v1, whole genome shotgun sequence genome carries:
- the LOC108338464 gene encoding protein NTM1-like 9 isoform X1 — protein: MGAVVECYPPPRTAVLSLNTLPLGFRFRPTDEELIDYYLRSKINGNGDDVWVIREIDVCKWEPWDLPDLSVVRNKDPEWFFFCPQDRKYPNGHRLNRATTHGYWKATGKDRKIKSGSALIGMKKTLVFYTGRAPKGKRTNWVMHEYRPTLKELDGTNPGQNPYVLCRLFKKHDETLEGSNGEDVERTASTPMTANHSPDEIQSDSSLDPASSSQITEGEKPLTVIHENSEEAISNIITAVDSHSDGCDAPDVQNQIVKPAAEQDQPFNFEDFYDPTNQQLDDKLFSPVHAHFPPEIYYQSELQYGTNDNIPDLFDSVNWDAISYDTSSLELGSSFLNVRDNGSGSDSDVEMANMTNLQALHGYPNEAVEKKSNVGLFQSTPQMAFSNDGYMGQVDDPIKNSGQLRDFDTFVNGDTGIRIRARQGRNEQPNMNGMVQSQGNAPRRIRLLVERQFASEKAAKDGSCASAPEEHNSKTTISREWNASENHATDESSGSCDDVDVATAESFISKESRRGHHSSKVSSNRGMWSYVLAVSATVLVSVTVIVNIWAYLRS
- the LOC108338464 gene encoding protein NTM1-like 9 isoform X2, encoding MGAVVECYPPPRTAVLSLNTLPLGFRFRPTDEELIDYYLRSKINGNGDDVWVIREIDVCKWEPWDLPDLSVVRNKDPEWFFFCPQDRKYPNGHRLNRATTHGYWKATGKDRKIKSGSALIGMKKTLVFYTGRAPKGKRTNWVMHEYRPTLKELDGTNPGQNPYVLCRLFKKHDETLEGSNGEDVERTASTPMTANHSPDEIQSDSSLDPASSSQITEGEKPLTVIHENSEEAISNIITAVDSHSDGCDAPDVQNQIVKPAAEDQPFNFEDFYDPTNQQLDDKLFSPVHAHFPPEIYYQSELQYGTNDNIPDLFDSVNWDAISYDTSSLELGSSFLNVRDNGSGSDSDVEMANMTNLQALHGYPNEAVEKKSNVGLFQSTPQMAFSNDGYMGQVDDPIKNSGQLRDFDTFVNGDTGIRIRARQGRNEQPNMNGMVQSQGNAPRRIRLLVERQFASEKAAKDGSCASAPEEHNSKTTISREWNASENHATDESSGSCDDVDVATAESFISKESRRGHHSSKVSSNRGMWSYVLAVSATVLVSVTVIVNIWAYLRS
- the LOC108338464 gene encoding protein NTM1-like 9 isoform X4, which translates into the protein MKSLLITTCARRSTATGTMSGLSVRLMSANGSLGICLDRKYPNGHRLNRATTHGYWKATGKDRKIKSGSALIGMKKTLVFYTGRAPKGKRTNWVMHEYRPTLKELDGTNPGQNPYVLCRLFKKHDETLEGSNGEDVERTASTPMTANHSPDEIQSDSSLDPASSSQITEGEKPLTVIHENSEEAISNIITAVDSHSDGCDAPDVQNQIVKPAAEDQPFNFEDFYDPTNQQLDDKLFSPVHAHFPPEIYYQSELQYGTNDNIPDLFDSVNWDAISYDTSSLELGSSFLNVRDNGSGSDSDVEMANMTNLQALHGYPNEAVEKKSNVGLFQSTPQMAFSNDGYMGQVDDPIKNSGQLRDFDTFVNGDTGIRIRARQGRNEQPNMNGMVQSQGNAPRRIRLLVERQFASEKAAKDGSCASAPEEHNSKTTISREWNASENHATDESSGSCDDVDVATAESFISKESRRGHHSSKVSSNRGMWSYVLAVSATVLVSVTVIVNIWAYLRS
- the LOC108338464 gene encoding protein NTM1-like 9 isoform X3: MKSLLITTCARRSTATGTMSGLSVRLMSANGSLGICLDRKYPNGHRLNRATTHGYWKATGKDRKIKSGSALIGMKKTLVFYTGRAPKGKRTNWVMHEYRPTLKELDGTNPGQNPYVLCRLFKKHDETLEGSNGEDVERTASTPMTANHSPDEIQSDSSLDPASSSQITEGEKPLTVIHENSEEAISNIITAVDSHSDGCDAPDVQNQIVKPAAEQDQPFNFEDFYDPTNQQLDDKLFSPVHAHFPPEIYYQSELQYGTNDNIPDLFDSVNWDAISYDTSSLELGSSFLNVRDNGSGSDSDVEMANMTNLQALHGYPNEAVEKKSNVGLFQSTPQMAFSNDGYMGQVDDPIKNSGQLRDFDTFVNGDTGIRIRARQGRNEQPNMNGMVQSQGNAPRRIRLLVERQFASEKAAKDGSCASAPEEHNSKTTISREWNASENHATDESSGSCDDVDVATAESFISKESRRGHHSSKVSSNRGMWSYVLAVSATVLVSVTVIVNIWAYLRS